Proteins encoded in a region of the Haloglomus salinum genome:
- a CDS encoding FAD-dependent oxidoreductase: MTTVGVVGGGPAGLSAALFTAKNGLETHVFDTDGTWMHKAHLFNYLGIESEDGSAFMETARDQVDEFGVERHQGAEVTAVEATDDGFTVVTEDDDHEFDYVVLATGADRDLAEGLGVDFDDDVVDVDVTMETSHDDVYATGAMVRAEEWQAVISAGDGAAAALNILSKEKGEHFHDFDTPADAE; this comes from the coding sequence ATGACGACTGTAGGCGTCGTCGGCGGTGGTCCCGCCGGCCTGAGTGCGGCACTGTTCACGGCGAAGAACGGCCTCGAGACACACGTCTTCGACACGGACGGGACGTGGATGCACAAGGCCCACCTGTTCAACTACCTCGGCATCGAGTCCGAGGACGGGAGTGCCTTCATGGAGACGGCCCGCGACCAGGTCGACGAGTTCGGCGTGGAACGCCACCAGGGCGCCGAGGTGACGGCCGTCGAGGCGACCGACGACGGGTTCACCGTCGTCACCGAGGACGACGACCACGAGTTCGACTACGTGGTGCTGGCGACCGGTGCCGACCGCGACCTCGCCGAGGGACTGGGCGTCGACTTCGACGACGACGTGGTCGACGTGGACGTGACGATGGAGACCAGTCACGACGACGTGTACGCGACGGGCGCGATGGTCCGAGCCGAGGAGTGGCAGGCGGTCATCTCGGCCGGTGACGGCGCCGCCGCCGCGCTCAACATCCTCTCGAAGGAGAAGGGCGAGCACTTCCACGACTTCGACACGCCCGCGGACGCAGAGTAG
- a CDS encoding penicillin acylase family protein: MVSDLGGAVASILALALLVSAAVGGGSFVTLSAPASGEAWGPSYDANDGSVASAAADLGGPRQVENPYGEATVRVDEDGVPHITASNEEALAFAVGYVQARDRLFQMDLQRRLMEGNLSAAFGARALESDRFHRRMGFDAAANASWRRIQDTETGEGVRAYTAGVNRYMDTRPTPFEFRANDYEPTRWTPQDTLIVGKLIAWDLTGDFRDLKGRSIRRAFPDRREAVAELYPDRLDHDDAIVDNGEGGQRNALGEPRPGLVDGTDSNDLQGLYEALQPYQSAPGIGSNSWVVGGQFTQDGSPIVANDPHLSLNVPPVWYEQHLRVRGAGSEDTMDVRGVAFPGVPTVVIGANDDIAWGFTNVGADQVDLYRYERPTENTYRYKGEVREFETHNETIPVKDGRDRTVRIRRTVHGPFLSRETPQGRVGVGVSWVGLGDTRESQAILQLNKADDLDEVRDIMRRFDSPTQNFVAADIRDGGTYFRITGRYPIRTIGNRTVAGDRVFNGSAGRMEWPGFEPYGRTNWSAFHDYDEVPEVRNPGYLATANQRTMDDPPFYIAHSPRYADPYRGERIYELLDQRASSDRPITPAFVKRIQRDVHSEAAEDFVPVIQNATGKMQPSTREAADDLAEWDHNMTRDSRSALLFALWLDHYRNATFGDEFRSRGLDESYFPKDYTLGQLPPNARWFDDIRTDRRERRADIAARALRKAIAEADREGWDTYGDYNRLDQNHPFPLDFLDYPERPMDGSPYTVSNFRSQRSTQAGSSWRMVVTEGSSFGVIPGGQSGNPFSPHYHSQLDEWAAGEYKPMAREPAGERELVFVPADGGDDGGDGGDGS; the protein is encoded by the coding sequence ATGGTATCCGATCTCGGGGGAGCGGTCGCCTCGATTCTCGCGCTCGCCCTCCTGGTCTCGGCGGCGGTCGGTGGCGGGTCGTTCGTCACACTGTCGGCGCCGGCCTCGGGGGAGGCGTGGGGGCCCTCCTACGACGCCAACGACGGCTCGGTAGCGTCGGCGGCGGCCGACCTGGGTGGCCCGCGGCAGGTCGAGAACCCGTACGGCGAGGCGACGGTGCGGGTCGACGAGGACGGCGTCCCGCACATCACCGCTTCCAACGAGGAGGCGCTCGCGTTCGCGGTCGGCTACGTACAGGCGCGCGACCGCCTGTTCCAGATGGACCTCCAGCGCCGGCTGATGGAGGGGAACCTCTCGGCCGCGTTCGGCGCCCGGGCGCTGGAGTCCGACCGCTTCCACCGCCGGATGGGGTTCGACGCCGCCGCCAACGCCTCCTGGCGGCGCATCCAGGACACCGAGACCGGCGAGGGGGTCCGGGCCTACACCGCCGGCGTCAACCGCTACATGGACACCCGGCCGACACCGTTCGAGTTCCGCGCGAACGACTACGAGCCGACGCGCTGGACGCCACAGGACACACTCATCGTCGGCAAGCTCATCGCCTGGGACCTGACGGGAGACTTCCGTGACCTGAAGGGGCGCAGCATCCGGCGGGCGTTCCCGGACCGGCGCGAGGCGGTCGCGGAGCTGTACCCGGACCGGCTCGACCACGACGACGCCATCGTCGATAATGGAGAGGGTGGCCAGCGCAACGCTCTCGGTGAGCCACGACCGGGTCTCGTCGACGGAACCGACTCGAACGACCTCCAGGGGCTGTACGAGGCGCTCCAGCCGTACCAGTCCGCACCGGGAATCGGGTCGAACTCCTGGGTCGTCGGGGGGCAGTTCACGCAAGACGGGAGCCCCATCGTCGCGAACGACCCACACCTATCGCTGAACGTTCCGCCCGTCTGGTACGAACAGCACCTCCGTGTCCGTGGTGCGGGCAGCGAGGATACGATGGACGTACGCGGGGTTGCCTTCCCCGGCGTCCCGACGGTCGTCATCGGGGCTAACGACGACATCGCGTGGGGGTTCACCAACGTCGGCGCCGACCAGGTCGACCTCTACCGCTACGAGCGCCCCACGGAGAACACCTACCGATACAAAGGTGAGGTGCGGGAGTTCGAGACGCACAACGAGACCATCCCCGTCAAGGACGGGCGTGACCGGACGGTCCGCATCCGCCGGACGGTCCACGGGCCCTTCCTCTCGCGTGAGACGCCACAGGGTCGGGTCGGGGTCGGGGTCTCCTGGGTCGGTCTCGGCGACACCCGCGAGTCGCAGGCCATCCTCCAACTGAACAAGGCCGACGACCTCGACGAGGTCCGGGACATCATGCGCCGGTTCGACTCGCCGACGCAGAACTTCGTCGCGGCCGATATCAGGGATGGCGGGACCTACTTCCGCATCACCGGGCGCTACCCCATTCGGACCATCGGCAACCGCACGGTCGCGGGCGACCGGGTATTCAACGGCAGTGCCGGGCGGATGGAATGGCCCGGCTTCGAGCCGTACGGCCGGACGAACTGGTCCGCGTTCCACGACTACGACGAGGTCCCCGAGGTACGGAATCCCGGCTATCTCGCGACCGCGAACCAGCGGACCATGGACGACCCGCCGTTCTACATCGCACACAGTCCGCGCTACGCGGACCCGTACCGGGGCGAGCGTATCTACGAACTGCTCGACCAGCGTGCGTCGTCCGACCGGCCCATCACCCCGGCGTTCGTCAAGCGCATCCAGCGCGACGTCCACAGCGAGGCCGCCGAGGACTTCGTCCCCGTCATCCAGAACGCGACGGGGAAGATGCAGCCGAGCACCCGCGAGGCTGCCGACGACCTGGCCGAGTGGGACCACAACATGACACGTGACTCGCGGTCGGCGCTGCTGTTCGCGCTCTGGCTGGACCACTACCGGAACGCCACCTTCGGCGACGAGTTCCGCTCGCGCGGCCTCGACGAGTCCTACTTCCCCAAGGACTACACGCTGGGCCAGCTCCCGCCCAACGCGCGCTGGTTCGACGACATCCGTACCGACAGACGAGAGCGCCGCGCCGACATCGCCGCGCGGGCACTCCGGAAGGCCATCGCGGAGGCCGACCGCGAGGGCTGGGACACCTATGGCGATTACAACCGGCTGGACCAGAACCACCCGTTCCCGCTCGACTTCCTCGACTACCCGGAGCGGCCGATGGACGGCTCGCCGTACACCGTCTCGAACTTCCGCTCCCAGCGGTCGACGCAGGCGGGCTCCTCGTGGCGGATGGTCGTCACCGAGGGGTCGTCGTTCGGCGTCATCCCCGGCGGGCAGTCGGGCAACCCGTTCTCGCCACACTACCACAGCCAGCTGGACGAGTGGGCGGCGGGCGAGTACAAGCCGATGGCGCGTGAGCCGGCCGGGGAGCGCGAACTCGTCTTCGTCCCTGCGGACGGTGGCGACGACGGCGGCGACGGGGGTGACGGCTCGTGA
- a CDS encoding ArsR/SmtB family transcription factor, with protein sequence MAQTTERLRRYLDDELGECRDEDVERRLDELGTLEAALGSAQVDAELDVVSALSNETRYTLVRVLVAAREELCVCELNAVVDVTESGLSHALSKLVDAGLVDGRKDGRWKKYRATNRAVALVTVLEGSVSDE encoded by the coding sequence ATGGCACAAACTACGGAACGACTTCGGCGCTATCTCGACGACGAGCTCGGGGAGTGTCGCGACGAGGACGTCGAGCGTCGGCTCGACGAGCTGGGGACGCTCGAAGCGGCGCTCGGGAGCGCGCAGGTGGACGCCGAGCTCGACGTGGTCTCGGCACTGTCCAACGAGACGCGGTACACCCTGGTCCGTGTGCTCGTCGCCGCTCGCGAGGAGCTCTGTGTCTGTGAACTGAACGCGGTCGTCGACGTGACCGAGAGCGGGCTCAGTCACGCGCTGTCGAAGCTCGTCGATGCGGGGCTGGTCGACGGCCGGAAGGACGGCCGGTGGAAGAAGTACCGTGCGACCAACCGGGCCGTGGCGCTCGTCACCGTCCTCGAGGGGAGCGTGAGCGATGAGTAA
- the arsB gene encoding ACR3 family arsenite efflux transporter, translated as MSNADAHDHGPDCGCESCGDPRSMDFLDKYLTVWIFGAMAVGVGLGFVAPSVTQPIQDLHLVEVGLILMMYPPLAKADYSQLRAVFSNWRVLGLSLVQNWLIGPTLMFGLAVVFFSGLVPGLPPRPEYFLGLVFIGMARCIAMVLVWNELAEGSTEYVTGLVAFNSLFQIITYGVYVWFFALFLPPLLGMESLAAGITTFDITPMQVVEAIVIFLGLPFAAGFLTRYVGTRVKSETWYDDEFIPTIDPLTLVALLFTVIVMFATQGGTIVAAPGDVLLIAVPLTIYFVVMFLVSFGMGKGIGADYSTTTAIGFTAASNNFELAIAVAVAVFGVGSGVAFATVVGPLIEVPVLLALVNVALYFQRKFDWGGATAGGLPPTASEPAPEDD; from the coding sequence ATGAGTAACGCCGACGCGCACGACCACGGGCCCGACTGCGGCTGTGAGAGCTGTGGGGACCCGCGGTCGATGGACTTCCTCGACAAGTACCTCACCGTCTGGATCTTCGGTGCGATGGCGGTCGGTGTCGGGCTCGGGTTCGTCGCCCCGTCGGTGACCCAGCCGATACAGGACCTCCATCTCGTCGAGGTCGGCCTCATCCTGATGATGTACCCGCCGCTGGCGAAGGCCGATTACTCGCAGCTTCGGGCTGTGTTCAGCAACTGGCGCGTGCTCGGGCTGAGCCTCGTCCAGAACTGGCTCATCGGCCCGACGCTGATGTTCGGACTCGCGGTCGTCTTCTTCAGCGGCCTCGTCCCCGGGCTGCCACCCCGTCCCGAGTACTTCCTCGGCCTGGTGTTCATCGGGATGGCCCGATGTATCGCGATGGTGCTGGTCTGGAACGAGCTCGCCGAGGGCTCGACCGAGTACGTCACCGGGCTGGTGGCGTTCAACAGTCTCTTCCAGATCATCACCTACGGCGTCTACGTCTGGTTCTTCGCCCTGTTCCTCCCGCCGCTGCTCGGGATGGAGTCGCTCGCCGCCGGCATCACGACCTTCGATATCACGCCGATGCAGGTGGTCGAGGCCATCGTCATCTTCCTCGGACTCCCGTTCGCGGCCGGCTTCCTGACACGCTACGTCGGAACCCGCGTGAAGAGCGAGACGTGGTACGACGACGAGTTCATCCCGACAATCGACCCGCTGACCCTCGTTGCGCTCCTGTTCACCGTCATCGTGATGTTCGCCACGCAGGGGGGCACCATCGTCGCCGCACCGGGCGATGTCCTGCTCATCGCGGTGCCGCTGACCATCTACTTCGTCGTGATGTTCCTCGTGAGCTTCGGGATGGGCAAGGGTATCGGCGCGGACTACTCGACGACGACGGCCATCGGGTTCACGGCCGCGTCGAACAACTTCGAGCTGGCCATCGCCGTCGCCGTGGCGGTGTTCGGCGTCGGCTCCGGCGTCGCGTTCGCGACCGTCGTCGGCCCGCTCATCGAGGTGCCCGTCCTGCTGGCGCTGGTCAACGTCGCGCTCTACTTCCAGCGGAAGTTCGACTGGGGCGGTGCCACGGCGGGTGGGCTCCCCCCGACCGCCTCGGAACCGGCGCCCGAGGACGACTGA
- a CDS encoding HAD-IIA family hydrolase, which produces MHFEGVVLDLDGTVYRGGEPIPGAPETIGRLRERGCSLLFCSNNPTKGREAYVDRLAGMGIEATADEVLSAGSVTTRYLRDRHADDLLYVVGSSGLRDQLAAADLRTTDDPEACEALVVSFYRGFDYDTLTDAYLAGKDGCPFVGSDPDVVIPTETGMVPGSGAIVGAVASILERDPDHVLGKPSPEAIAMATDALGVPPARCLMVGDRLDTDIAFGERAGMTTALVRTGVNDDADVAESDVTPDHMLDSIADVERLFD; this is translated from the coding sequence ATGCACTTCGAGGGTGTCGTCCTCGACCTCGACGGGACGGTCTACCGCGGCGGCGAGCCGATTCCGGGGGCACCGGAGACCATCGGTCGGCTGCGCGAGCGGGGCTGCTCGCTTCTGTTCTGCTCGAACAATCCGACGAAGGGCCGCGAGGCGTACGTCGACCGGCTCGCAGGGATGGGTATCGAGGCGACGGCCGACGAGGTGCTCTCGGCGGGGTCCGTCACGACGCGGTACCTCCGTGACCGACACGCCGACGACCTGCTGTACGTCGTCGGCTCGTCGGGCCTCCGCGACCAGCTCGCCGCGGCCGACCTCCGGACGACCGACGACCCCGAGGCGTGCGAGGCTCTCGTCGTCTCGTTCTACCGCGGGTTCGACTACGACACCCTGACCGACGCCTACCTGGCGGGCAAGGACGGCTGTCCGTTCGTCGGGAGCGACCCGGACGTGGTCATCCCCACCGAGACCGGGATGGTCCCGGGGTCGGGCGCCATCGTCGGCGCCGTCGCGAGCATCCTCGAACGCGACCCGGACCACGTGCTCGGCAAGCCCTCTCCGGAGGCCATCGCGATGGCCACCGACGCGCTCGGGGTCCCGCCCGCGCGGTGTCTGATGGTCGGCGACCGCCTCGACACGGATATCGCGTTCGGCGAGCGGGCCGGCATGACGACTGCCCTCGTCCGGACGGGCGTCAACGACGACGCCGACGTGGCCGAGAGCGACGTGACCCCGGACCACATGCTCGACTCCATCGCCGACGTGGAACGGCTGTTCGACTGA
- a CDS encoding winged helix-turn-helix transcriptional regulator: MSRDTASADETTELPDDTRCYCPLGGVMDLLSRKFAMQVVCVVGALEPVRYGEIEQAFEEVSSSTLSTRLDDLTEAGLLEREQYDEIPPRVEYRLTDEGAELRTLLDPLLEWAQERDGEA, encoded by the coding sequence ATGTCCCGGGATACCGCCAGCGCCGACGAGACGACCGAACTGCCCGACGACACCCGCTGTTACTGCCCCCTCGGTGGCGTGATGGACCTGCTCAGCCGGAAGTTCGCCATGCAGGTGGTCTGCGTGGTCGGGGCGCTCGAACCGGTCCGGTACGGAGAGATCGAGCAGGCGTTCGAGGAGGTCAGCAGTTCCACGCTGTCGACCCGACTCGACGACCTGACCGAGGCCGGACTCCTCGAGCGCGAGCAGTACGACGAGATCCCGCCCCGCGTCGAGTACCGGCTCACCGACGAGGGCGCGGAGCTCCGGACGCTCCTCGACCCGCTCCTCGAGTGGGCACAGGAACGCGACGGGGAAGCCTGA
- the merB gene encoding organomercurial lyase — protein MSSQTTDCCDQCGTETTNETAGGRAGPAPDSRWLTERPVLDAGLPADLTTAATEFYGVGPVETLRDFAEASRAVAGGSVEVTDLCHVEGDSPHRAIAGEETYSFRCFYDGVALARLQSEPVELRTESPGGAVVELEVAADGSVAVTPEDAAMSFGIAPAAGTLDDDPSPEAVFEAVCPWVKAFPSREAYEGWAAATAAPTVGLPLAEGTPVAAELVAEE, from the coding sequence ATGTCGAGTCAGACGACCGACTGCTGCGACCAGTGTGGTACCGAGACGACGAACGAGACTGCCGGCGGACGTGCGGGTCCGGCTCCGGACTCGCGGTGGCTCACGGAGCGGCCGGTCCTCGATGCCGGACTCCCGGCCGACCTCACGACGGCGGCGACCGAGTTCTACGGCGTCGGCCCCGTCGAGACGCTGCGTGACTTCGCGGAGGCGTCGCGTGCGGTCGCTGGCGGGTCCGTCGAGGTGACGGACCTCTGCCACGTCGAGGGAGACTCCCCCCACCGCGCGATCGCGGGCGAGGAGACGTACTCGTTCAGGTGTTTCTACGACGGGGTCGCGCTGGCGCGGCTCCAGTCCGAACCGGTCGAACTGCGCACTGAGAGCCCGGGCGGCGCTGTCGTGGAGCTGGAGGTCGCCGCCGACGGGTCGGTTGCGGTCACGCCCGAGGACGCGGCGATGTCGTTCGGTATCGCGCCGGCCGCCGGCACGCTCGACGACGACCCATCACCAGAGGCCGTCTTCGAGGCCGTCTGCCCCTGGGTGAAGGCGTTCCCGTCGCGCGAGGCGTACGAGGGCTGGGCCGCGGCCACGGCGGCGCCGACGGTCGGGCTCCCGTTGGCCGAGGGGACGCCCGTGGCGGCGGAACTCGTCGCAGAGGAGTGA
- the hisH gene encoding imidazole glycerol phosphate synthase subunit HisH, protein MQVTIIDYGVGNLRSLQRGLERADATVTISNDPDEIAASDALVLPGVGAFGECVRNLEPFSDVVVDAAEDTPILGICVGFQLMFTESTEGAPEGETIDGLDLIPGRVERLPSDEVKVPHMGWNELTVDRDHPLVDGIDDGDYAYFVHSYGSEVADHTVASCDYGFDFAAIAATEAGNVMGTQFHPEKSGDTGLRILENFVAFAEDWNDAQAPAD, encoded by the coding sequence GTGCAGGTCACCATCATCGACTACGGGGTCGGGAACCTGCGGAGCCTCCAGCGCGGCCTGGAGCGGGCCGACGCCACGGTGACGATATCGAACGACCCGGACGAGATTGCCGCGAGCGACGCCCTCGTGCTCCCGGGCGTCGGCGCCTTCGGCGAGTGCGTCCGCAACCTCGAACCGTTCTCGGACGTGGTCGTCGACGCCGCCGAGGACACACCCATCCTCGGCATCTGCGTCGGTTTCCAGCTCATGTTCACGGAGTCCACCGAGGGCGCGCCCGAGGGCGAGACCATCGACGGGCTCGACCTGATTCCGGGCCGCGTCGAACGGCTCCCCAGCGACGAGGTGAAGGTCCCCCACATGGGGTGGAACGAACTCACCGTCGACCGCGACCACCCGCTCGTCGACGGAATCGACGACGGCGACTACGCCTACTTCGTCCACTCGTACGGCTCCGAGGTCGCCGACCACACCGTCGCCTCCTGCGACTACGGCTTCGACTTCGCGGCCATCGCCGCGACCGAGGCGGGCAACGTCATGGGCACGCAGTTCCACCCCGAGAAGTCCGGCGACACCGGGCTGCGGATTCTGGAGAACTTCGTCGCCTTCGCCGAGGACTGGAACGACGCGCAGGCCCCCGCCGACTGA
- a CDS encoding aminoglycoside N(3)-acetyltransferase: MGEQAALERVTDPVTVDTLASDLRALGVEAGETLLVHSSLSALGWVAGDAQAVVDALREAVTADGTLVMPTHTPQYTDPEDWSNPPVPADWVDTIRDERPPFRPEVTPTRGMGAIPECFRGYPDVRRSAHPLYSFAAWGSEAEAVVEDHELTYAMGEGSPLARVYERDGRVLLLGVGHDVNTSLHLGEYRADIDADPVTREAPVRRDGERTTVTFEDVETSTDDFATLGGAFEDRQEDAVARDTVGAAGARLVDQPALVDFAVDWFEDYRAGDAGG, from the coding sequence ATGGGAGAGCAGGCGGCCCTTGAACGCGTCACGGACCCCGTCACCGTCGACACGCTCGCCAGTGACCTCCGGGCTCTCGGTGTCGAAGCGGGCGAGACGTTGCTGGTCCACTCCTCGCTGAGCGCGCTCGGGTGGGTCGCCGGCGACGCACAGGCCGTCGTCGACGCGCTCCGCGAGGCCGTCACCGCGGACGGAACCCTCGTGATGCCGACACACACGCCACAGTACACCGACCCCGAGGACTGGTCGAACCCGCCGGTGCCCGCCGACTGGGTCGACACCATCCGCGACGAACGCCCGCCGTTCCGGCCGGAGGTCACGCCGACCCGGGGGATGGGTGCCATCCCCGAGTGCTTCCGTGGCTACCCGGATGTCCGGCGGAGCGCACACCCGCTCTACTCGTTCGCCGCCTGGGGCTCCGAGGCCGAGGCCGTGGTCGAGGACCACGAGCTCACCTACGCGATGGGGGAGGGCTCGCCGCTCGCCCGGGTCTACGAGCGTGACGGCCGGGTACTCCTGCTCGGGGTCGGCCACGACGTCAACACGTCGCTCCACCTCGGCGAGTACCGCGCCGATATCGATGCCGACCCCGTGACGAGGGAGGCGCCGGTCCGCCGGGACGGCGAGCGAACGACGGTCACGTTCGAGGATGTCGAGACCTCGACCGACGATTTCGCGACTCTCGGCGGGGCCTTCGAGGACCGGCAGGAGGACGCGGTTGCCCGCGACACCGTGGGTGCGGCCGGGGCACGGCTGGTCGACCAGCCGGCCCTCGTCGATTTCGCGGTTGACTGGTTCGAGGACTACCGTGCCGGTGACGCCGGAGGGTGA
- a CDS encoding AI-2E family transporter: MDEKRFAVALFGLAVALIVGYLAVRFVAALTVAVFLYYATRRYYKFLGRLRLPARMRAVVVLASLAVPLILLISYTVVLLIVEARRFIEQYGVIDVVSKRFDWFGGVDQLPELTIQGLYRAYQSGQLDGFLTFAENNATFLTELVSGFFLNLFIVVIVLYYLLVDGHRIREWLLRFDDDAIIREYLEAVDEELEAVLFGNLLNVIATSLIAIAVYHGYNAWAPAPATIPYPALAGALTGIASLIPVVGMKVVYLPLTAIAAAGIVLGTNNAFLIYIVVFLVLTVVVVDTIPDIILRPLLSGETTHVGLLMLAYTLGPVVLGFYGLFFAPIVLVVALTFADTALPRLLGATPDEEEGGIHRDQLELDHFR, translated from the coding sequence ATGGACGAGAAGCGGTTCGCCGTCGCCCTCTTCGGTCTCGCCGTCGCCCTCATCGTCGGCTACCTCGCAGTCCGGTTCGTCGCGGCGCTGACGGTCGCAGTGTTCCTCTACTACGCCACCCGGCGCTACTACAAGTTCCTGGGTCGGCTCCGCCTTCCGGCACGGATGCGGGCCGTCGTCGTACTGGCGTCGCTGGCCGTCCCGCTGATTCTCCTCATCAGCTACACCGTCGTCCTGCTCATCGTGGAGGCGCGGCGGTTCATCGAACAGTACGGTGTCATCGACGTGGTCTCGAAGCGCTTCGACTGGTTCGGCGGTGTCGACCAGCTCCCGGAGCTCACCATCCAGGGACTCTACCGCGCCTATCAGTCCGGGCAGCTCGACGGGTTCCTCACCTTCGCGGAGAACAACGCTACCTTCCTCACCGAACTCGTCTCTGGCTTCTTCCTCAACCTGTTCATCGTCGTCATCGTCCTCTACTACCTGCTGGTCGACGGCCACCGCATCCGCGAGTGGCTGCTCCGGTTCGACGACGACGCCATCATCCGGGAGTACCTGGAGGCCGTCGACGAGGAACTTGAGGCGGTCCTGTTCGGCAACCTCCTGAACGTCATCGCGACCTCGCTCATCGCCATCGCCGTCTATCATGGCTACAACGCCTGGGCGCCGGCCCCCGCGACCATCCCGTACCCGGCGCTCGCGGGCGCGCTCACCGGCATCGCGAGCCTCATCCCCGTCGTCGGCATGAAGGTCGTCTACCTCCCGCTGACGGCCATCGCCGCCGCCGGAATCGTCCTCGGAACGAACAACGCCTTCCTCATCTACATCGTCGTCTTCCTCGTGCTCACCGTGGTGGTCGTCGACACCATCCCCGACATCATCCTCCGGCCGCTACTGAGCGGCGAGACGACCCACGTCGGGCTCCTGATGCTGGCGTACACGCTCGGCCCGGTGGTGCTCGGGTTCTACGGGCTGTTCTTCGCGCCTATCGTTCTGGTCGTCGCGCTCACGTTCGCCGACACGGCGCTCCCCCGGTTGCTGGGCGCCACTCCCGACGAGGAGGAGGGTGGCATCCACCGCGACCAGCTGGAGCTCGACCACTTCCGCTGA
- a CDS encoding carbonic anhydrase, with protein MRSHIGSYMNTLARLLRGNADHAEDFQSRFDEVQEGQRPEAVTVCCSDSRVLQDRMWNNDDPGHLFTVGNIGNRVVQRPAAPIVSGDVLYPLAHTGTETAVVVGHTGCGAVTATYDALTGGVSDEPGIEHCLDLLRPHLEPGVGSLPGDLNRADAINHLVEYNVDRQVELLLESDSVPDGTDVAGVVYDFQDVYGGKRGEVHVVNVDGETNIARLRDAHPEFSDRIRRLWEY; from the coding sequence ATGCGGTCCCATATCGGGTCGTACATGAACACGCTGGCCAGGCTCCTCCGGGGGAACGCAGACCACGCCGAGGACTTCCAGAGCCGCTTCGACGAGGTTCAGGAGGGCCAGCGACCCGAGGCGGTGACCGTCTGCTGTTCGGACTCGCGGGTCCTGCAGGACCGCATGTGGAACAACGACGACCCCGGTCACCTGTTCACCGTCGGCAATATCGGTAACCGGGTCGTGCAGCGTCCGGCTGCCCCCATCGTCTCGGGGGACGTACTCTACCCCCTCGCCCACACGGGGACGGAGACGGCGGTCGTGGTCGGTCACACCGGGTGCGGCGCGGTCACGGCGACCTACGACGCCCTGACGGGAGGCGTGTCGGACGAACCCGGCATCGAGCACTGCCTGGACCTGCTACGGCCACACCTCGAACCCGGCGTCGGGAGTCTCCCCGGGGACCTGAACCGGGCCGACGCCATCAACCACCTCGTCGAGTACAACGTCGACCGGCAGGTCGAGCTCCTCCTGGAGAGCGATTCGGTGCCCGACGGGACGGACGTGGCCGGCGTCGTCTACGACTTCCAGGACGTCTACGGCGGCAAGCGTGGCGAGGTCCACGTCGTCAACGTGGACGGAGAGACGAACATCGCACGCCTGCGGGACGCGCATCCGGAGTTCTCTGACCGAATCCGGCGGCTGTGGGAGTATTGA
- a CDS encoding DoxX family protein: MSDAAEGGLAQYKRPLRYVMGLTYTFVGVLHFLSPEPFEYIVPPQLPAPKALVYLSGAAEIALGVGVLFERTRHRAAVGIMLLLAAVFPANIYMAVGDLELPAAPDWANSDALLYARLPLQAVLVLWAYWYTDDE; this comes from the coding sequence ATGAGTGACGCTGCCGAGGGCGGACTCGCACAGTACAAGCGGCCGTTGCGGTACGTGATGGGACTGACGTACACCTTCGTGGGGGTGTTGCACTTCCTGTCGCCGGAACCGTTCGAGTACATCGTGCCACCACAGCTGCCCGCGCCGAAGGCGCTGGTCTACCTCTCGGGCGCGGCCGAGATCGCCCTCGGTGTCGGCGTCCTGTTCGAGCGCACGCGCCACCGTGCCGCCGTCGGCATCATGCTCCTGCTCGCCGCCGTCTTCCCCGCGAACATCTACATGGCGGTCGGCGACCTCGAACTCCCGGCCGCCCCCGACTGGGCGAACTCCGACGCCCTCCTGTACGCGCGCCTCCCGCTCCAGGCCGTGCTGGTGCTGTGGGCGTACTGGTACACCGACGACGAGTGA
- a CDS encoding DUF7475 family protein has protein sequence MSQDTQSSLETGSIPTLAWVALGLVVVTGVLHIYAGVVEGRIPVALAGVGFLGAIALYLVDYRRPLLYLVGIVYTVVQIPLWYVVKAGEYTTLGYVDKLVQVVLVALLVYLYWQTRTAADPGSETSGTKPTG, from the coding sequence ATGTCACAAGATACGCAGAGCAGCCTGGAAACAGGGTCCATCCCCACGCTCGCGTGGGTCGCGCTCGGACTGGTGGTCGTCACCGGGGTCTTGCACATCTACGCCGGCGTCGTCGAGGGGCGCATCCCGGTCGCACTCGCGGGGGTCGGGTTCCTCGGTGCAATCGCCCTCTACCTCGTGGATTATCGGCGACCGCTGCTCTACCTGGTCGGTATCGTCTACACGGTAGTGCAGATTCCACTCTGGTACGTGGTCAAGGCGGGGGAGTACACCACGCTCGGCTACGTGGACAAGCTGGTGCAGGTCGTCCTCGTCGCACTGCTCGTCTACCTCTACTGGCAGACCCGGACCGCGGCGGACCCCGGGAGCGAGACATCGGGGACGAAGCCGACGGGGTAG